The following proteins are encoded in a genomic region of Dioscorea cayenensis subsp. rotundata cultivar TDr96_F1 chromosome 8, TDr96_F1_v2_PseudoChromosome.rev07_lg8_w22 25.fasta, whole genome shotgun sequence:
- the LOC120267487 gene encoding probable disease resistance protein At5g63020, whose product MGVIDLVSPLVNAATPYLVDPIARQFKYLFMLSNNVKAMTDAMDELRAKRVSTEQDIQKAELEGKTCSPDVELWLRKVDAFDQREVTAIEQEYYQRTNCIAMPSLNIASNYKLGRRAFSKKEEMMELLEKATKFDVVAKKLPPGPARELATPSMVSNQNSNLETICQYLKENMTGIIGIWGMGGVGKTTLLKSINNEFYLSKDGMFDHVIWVVVSQDYSYQKIQSDIAKNLGLTSTNANAIHDFLKRKSFLLLLDDLWSKLDLENIGVPQPKLMHHDQDKHKRMVVFTTRSENVCGDMEANKTIKMECLVPDAAWRLFKAQAGEELIASDNLIQQHAKDIVRECAGLPLALATVGKAMRIKKTEQEWEYVASMMRKSKYSGIPGMRKESDFFPILKFSYDNLESDLLRQCFLYCSLWGEDVEIDTDDLIECWMGHGLLDDFDDLGEAYNKGGIFIGNLKEACLLLESATPFRYHKHKSFVKLHDVIRDLALWITSDCGRNKKGWLVQPKSSLERLPEDVIDREVINILVSNMKALDGFINFHKLKTLILSKEIVGRHRISPELFTKMPCLKFLDLSRARMDTLPKEIGKLFGLEYFKLPSQLRSLSTALGDLKNLKYLYSFPQYKLQIPYGLLTRLTKLRVLDLCSTADVYLEKRHVDELLILKELKGVGINIRRISTLERLCLVPKRRLRLGYLDDAPDFTSFSISPSQLGSNSKTNLQQFQIFNIQSLQELVMTTEGDSSWCLSHLNAFSLSNLPQLKNVIWKDLEAHFFLPVLAYLNIFKCKSLTSLCWTADLPHLKELQISTCDELKSIIKTSDDATKVIEEEGNLFKSLKSLDLWDNPNLECIYEGDLSLSSIEKISLGGCSKLRKLPLGLDSAKTLEYIDVDIDMWDNMDWAHKDHFSHFVGKRSRLRRFIQFM is encoded by the coding sequence ATGGGTGTCATCGATCTCGTTAGCCCATTGGTCAATGCTGCCACTCCTTACTTGGTGGATCCCATCGCACGCCAATTCAAGTACTTGTTCATGCTCAGCAACAATGTGAAAGCCATGACGGATGCCATGGATGAATTGAGAGCCAAAAGGGTGAGCACTGAGCAAGACATTCAAAAAGCTGAGTTAGAAGGCAAAACTTGCTCCCCAGACGTAGAGCTTTGGCTTCGAAAGGTGGACGCCTTTGATCAGCGTGAAGTGACTGCCATCGAGCAAGAATATTATCAAAGAACAAATTGCATCGCAATGCCTTCACTCAATATAGCTTCAAATTACAAGCTTGGCAGGCGAGCTTTCAGTAAAAAGGAAGAAATGATGGAACTACTTGAAAAAGCAACGAAGTTTGATGTTGTGGCCAAGAAATTGCCTCCGGGTCCTGCGAGAGAGTTGGCAACTCCTTCAATGGtctcaaatcaaaattcaaacctTGAGACAATATGCCAATATCTCAAAGAAAACATGACTGGGATCATTGGGATATGGGGCATGGGAGGGGTCGGCAAAACCACACTCTTGAAGAGCATCAACAATGAATTCTATCTCTCAAAAGATGGCATGTTTGATCATGTCATTTGGGTTGTGGTTTCTCAAGATTACAGCtatcaaaagattcaatccgATATTGCCAAGAATTTGGGATTGACATCTACCAATGCTAATGCAATCCATGattttttgaaaaggaaaagttTCCTCCTACTGCTGGATGATCTCTGGAGTAAGCTTGATCTCGAGAACATTGGGGTGCCTCAGCCTAAATTAATGCATCATGATCAAGACAAGCACAAGAGGATGGTGGTGTTCACAACACGCTCGGAGAATGTTTGTGGTGACATGGAGGCCAACAAGACGATCAAAATGGAATGCTTGGTTCCTGATGCTGCATGGCGTTTGTTCAAAGCCCAAGCCGGTGAAGAACTCATTGCATCTGATAATCTAATTCAACAGCATGCAAAGGATATTGTGAGGGAATGTGCTGGTTTGCCACTTGCTCTTGCCACAGTTGGCAAAGCCATGCGCATCAAGAAGACAGAACAAGAATGGGAGTATGTGGCTAGCATGATGAGGAAATCAAAGTATTCAGGCATTCCAGGTATGAGGAAGGAATCAGACTTTTTTCCTATTTTGAAGTTCAGTTATGACAATCTGGAGAGCGATCTTCTGAGACAATGCTTCTTGTATTGTTCCTTATGGGGTGAGGATGTGGAAATAGATACTGATGATCTCATAGAATGTTGGATGGGCCATGGTTTGTTAGATGATTTTGATGACCTTGGTGAAGCTTACAACAAAGGTGGGATCTTCATTGGAAACCTGAAAGAAGCATGCTTATTACTAGAATCAGCTACCCCATTTCGGTATCATAAACACAAGAGCTTTGTAAAGCTTCATGATGTGATTAGAGATCTTGCCTTATGGATAACTTCAGATTGTGGGAGAAACAAGAAAGGTTGGTTGGTGCAACCAAAATCATCCTTAGAAAGATTACCAGAGGATGTCATCGATAGGGAAGTGATTAACATTTTAGTTAGCAATATGAAAGCATTGGATGGATTTATTAATTTCCATAAGCTCAAAACATTGATTCTCTCCAAAGAAATTGTGGGACGACATCGTATTTCTCCTGAACTCTTTACAAAAATGCCTTGCCTCAAGTTTTTGGATCTAAGTCGTGCTCGTATGGACACTTTGCCTAAAGAGATTGGTAAGCTTTTTGGACTGGAATATTTCAAGTTACCATCACAACTCAGATCTTTATCCACTGCTTTGGGTGATTTGAAGAACTTGAAGTATCTATATTCTTTCCCTCAATATAAGTTACAGATTCCTTATGGGCTACTAACAAGGCTAACAAAGTTGCGAGTATTGGATCTATGTTCCACTGCCGACGTCTACCTTGAAAAAAGACATGTGGATGAGTTGCTGATCTTAAAAGAATTGAAAGGAGTGGGGATTAACATAAGACGCATTTCTACGTTGGAAAGGCTATGTCTTGTTCCAAAAAGGAGACTTCGATTGGGCTACTTGGATGATGCACCAGATTTTACTTCCTTCAGCATATCTCCGTCACAGCTTGGAAGCAACAGCAAGACAAACCTTCAACAATTCCAAATTTTCAATATTCAAAGCTTACAAGAATTGGTGATGACAACAGAAGGTGACAGTTCTTGGTGCCTTTCTCACCTCAATGCCTTTAGTTTAAGTAATCTCCCTCAGCTAAAGAATGTCATTTGGAAGGATTTGGAAGCACACTTTTTTCTCCCTGTGCTGGCTTACTTAAATATCTTTAAATGCAAAAGCTTGACTAGCTTGTGCTGGACTGCTGACCTACCACATCTTAAAGAACTCCAAATATCTACTTGTGATGAACTGAAGAGTATTATTAAAACTAGTGATGATGCTACAAAGGTGATTGAAGAAGAAGGGAACCTTTTCAAGAGCCTCAAGTCATTGGATCTTTGGGATAATCCAAATTTGGAATGCATATACGAGGGAGATCTATCCCTGTCTTCCATTGAAAAGATTTCTTTGGGAGGGTGTTCCAAGCTGAGAAAGCTCCCACTTGGATTGGACAgtgctaaaaccctagagtacATAGATGTCGATATTGACATGTGGGACAACATGGATTGGGCACACAAGGATCACTTCTCCCATTTTGTGGGTAAGCGCAGCCGGTTAAGACGATTTATACAATTTATGTAG
- the LOC120267205 gene encoding disease resistance protein RPS2-like produces the protein MVVFTTCTEKVCAFMEANKKIKMECLGPDVSWLLFKEKAGEEFIASDNLIQQHAKDIVRECAGLPLTLVTVEKAMRTKMTAQEWEYVASMVRKSKYQSIPDTNDLIECWMGHGLLDDFDDLNEAYNKGGIIIGNLKEACLLESVAPSSWYDEYKSYVKLHDVIRDLALWITSDCGRTSKDDFTSISISPSQLGSNSMTNLHEFEISNIESLQELVMTTEGDSSCCLSHLIKLSLQYLPHLKNVIWKDLETHFFLPGLVYLQISGCNSLTNLRWTAHLPRLKELRIWGCDKLEIITKACDDATKVNEEEGNLFKSLKFLDLRGNPNLECIYKGELSLPSIETVILIGRDKLRKLPLGFVSAKNLKTIKVSSVIWDNMDWAHKDHFSHLAHFI, from the exons ATGGTGGTGTTCACAACATGCACGGAGAAGGTCTGTGCTTTCATGGAGGCTAACAAGAAGATCAAAATGGAGTGCTTGGGTCCAGATGTTTCATGGCTTTTGTTCAAAGAGAAGGCTGGTGAAGAATTCATTGCATCTGATAATCTAATTCAACAGCATGCAAAGGATATTGTGAGGGAATGTGCTGGTTTGCCACTTACTCTTGTCACAGTTGAAAAAGCCATGCGTACCAAGATGACAGCACAAGAATGGGAGTATGTGGCTAGCATGGTGAGGAAATCAAAGTATCAAAGCATTCCAG ATACTAATGATCTCATAGAATGTTGGATGGGGCATGGTTTGTTAGATGATTTTGATGACCTTAATGAAGCTTACAACAAAGGTGGGATCATCATTGGAAACCTGAAAGAAGCATGCTTACTAGAATCAGTCGCCCCATCATCTTGGTATGATGAATACAAGAGCTATGTGAAGCTTCATGATGTGATCAGAGATCTTGCCTTATGGATAACTTCAGATTGTGGGAGAACAAGCAAGGATG ATTTTACTTCCATCAGCATATCTCCGTCACAGCTTGGAAGCAACAGCATGACAAACCTTCATGAATTTGAAATTTCCAATATCGAAAGCTTACAGGAATTGGTAATGACAACAGAAGGTGACAGTTCTTGTTGCCTTTCTCATCTGATCAAATTATCTTTACAATATCTCCCTCATCTAAAGAATGTCATTTGGAAGGACTTGGAAACACACTTTTTTCTCCCCGGGCTGGTTTATTTACAAATCAGTGGATGCAATAGCTTGACTAACTTGCGCTGGACTGCTCACCTACCACGTCTTAAAGAACTCCGTATATGGGGTTGTGATAAATTGGAGATTATTACTAAAGCTTGTGATGATGCTACAAAGgtgaatgaagaagaaggtaACCTTTTCAAGAGTCTCAAGTTTTTGGATCTTCGGGGAAATCCAAATTTGGAATGCATATACAAGGGAGAACTATCCTTGCCTTCCATTGAAACGGTCATTTTGATAGGTCGTGACAAGCTGAGAAAGCTCCCACTTGGATTTGTCAGTGCTAAGAACCTAAAGACCATAAAGGTCTCATCTGTCATCTGGGACAACATGGATTGGGCACACAAAGATCACTTCTCCCATTTAGCCCACTTTATCTAA
- the LOC120267580 gene encoding probable inactive receptor kinase At2g26730 translates to MEFKQRLNSMISLVFILILIPPHSSTSQQEEDYVKISLITFLQTLSGNAVKMSQQLGWDISSNPCSGGWTGVICHNGSSSVTEITLKGYDLSGFIDAGIICKSLSLVVLSLSNNSLRGELPSEISNCSALTSLDVSQNELSGRLPDSLSELKTLESLNLSHNNFSGLIPASIFGNLKQFDVSNNNFSGPVPPDGTRFGNGSYLGNAGLCGAPLHIACTSAASPVEQPRKKMPAKLQILMYSGYFILGIAFLLLLVFVLSLKNKKRKKKTEEKTMVENYKEVVGNSNGYNKNTSRSDYSTSSASLVLLKSTQANNGLRFDDLLKAPAELMGRGIYGSVYKVMLGDGTKLVVKRIKEWMISDEEFEKRMEMIDKVRHQIVLSAVAFYCSKQEKLLVYEFQQNGSLLKLLQDAERGRPFNWSSRLNLAATIAEGLAFMHNNLQIMSHGIPHGNLKSSNILLNNNMEPYISEYGIMSTNNRTHPSPNKENNNKDGDMKTFKTDVYSFGILLLELLTGKLNQDNGFELTKWVNSVVREEWTVEVFDKALIAEDDNQESMVHLLQVAVKCVNAYPDARPTMSQVYAMVKSIKEDEDQRSLASDQF, encoded by the exons ATGGAGTTCAAACAACGCTTGAATTCCATGATCTCCTTAgtcttcatcctcatcctcatccccCCTCATTCTTCAACttcacaacaagaagaagactaTGTCAAGATATCTCTGATCACTTTCCTTCAGACACTCTCCGGAAATGCAGTGAAGATGAGTCAGCAACTTGGCTGGGATATATCATCTAATCCATGTTCCGGTGGGTGGACTGGTGTGATATGCCACAATGGTTCATCATCGGTAACAGAAATAACTCTTAAAGGTTATGATCTTTCTGGTTTCATTGATGCTGGTATTATCTGTAAATCACTGTCACTTGTTGTCTTGAGCTTAAGCAATAACAGTCTTCGTGGTGAACTCCCGTCGGAGATCTCTAACTGTTCAGCATTGACAAGTTTGGATGTCAGCCAAAATGAACTTTCAGGCCGGCTGCCTGATTCACTGTCTGAGCTGAAGACCTTGGAAAGTCTCAACTTATCCCATAACAATTTCTCCGGTTTAATTCCAGCTTCAATCTTCGGAAATCTAAAACAGTTCGATgtgtcaaataataatttctccgGTCCGGTCCCTCCTGATGGTACCCGTTTTGGCAATGGCAGCTATTTGGGTAATGCCGGGTTGTGTGGGGCGCCTCTTCATATTGCCTGTACATCAGCAGCATCACcggtggagcaaccaaggaagAAAATGCCGGCAAAGTTGCAAATTCTCATGTATTCAGGTTATTTTATTCTTGGTATTGCATTCCTCCTGTTATTAGTATTTGTGTTGTCattgaaaaacaagaagagaaagaagaagactGAGGAGAAAACCATGGTTGAGAATTATAAAGAAGTGGTTGGAAACTCAAATGGATATAATAAGAATACAAGTCGGTCTGATTATTCGACATCTTCTGCATCGCTTGTGTTACTGAAGAGTACTCAGGCAAATAATGGATTGAGATTTGATGATTTGTTGAAAGCTCCTGCTGAGTTGATGGGAAGAGGAATTTATGGAAGTGTGTATAAGGTGATGCTTGGAGATGGGACCAAGTTGGTTGTGAAGAGGATTAAGGAATGGATGATTTCTGATGAGGAATTTGAGAAGAGGATGGAGATGATTGATAAGGTAAGACACCAGATAGTGCTTTCAGCAGTGGCCTTTTATTGCTCTAAACAGGAGAAACTTTTAGTTTATGAGTTTCAGCAGAATGGTAGCCTTTTGAAGCTCCTTCAAG ATGCGGAAAGAGGCAGGCCATTCAACTGGAGCAGCAGGCTAAACTTGGCTGCAACCATAGCCGAAGGCTTAGCCTTCATGCACAACAATCTCCAAATCATGAGTCATGGCATCCCCCATGGAAATCTCAAGTCCTCCAACATTCTCTTGAACAACAACATGGAACCATATATAAGCGAATACGGGATAATGTCGACCAATAACAGGACTCATCCATCTCCaaacaaggaaaacaacaacaaagacgGTGACATGAAAACTTTCAAGACTGATGTTTATAGCTTTGgtattcttcttcttgagctACTGACAGGGAAACTGAATCAAGACAATGGATTTGAATTGACCAAATGGGTTAACAGTGTTGTTAGAGAGGAGTGGACGGTGGAGGTTTTCGATAAGGCATTAATTGCAGAAGATGATAACCAGGAGAGCATGGTGCATTTGCTTCAAGTTGCTGTTAAGTGTGTAAACGCGTATCCTGATGCTAGGCCAACCATGAGCCAAGTCTATGCTATGGTCAAGAGTATTAAGGAAGATGAAGATCAAAGATCTTTGGCCTCTGATCAGTTCTAA